The proteins below are encoded in one region of Citrobacter enshiensis:
- a CDS encoding ABC transporter permease subunit, translated as MDAFFLQQMINGLTLGAVYGLIAIGYTMVYGIIGMINFAHGEVYMISAYLCAIGLGLLSYFGIHSFPLLIFGTLIFTIVITGVYGWVIERIAYRPLRNSTRLAPLISAIGMSLILQNYVQISQGPNQQGIPTLMSGVLRFNVGDGMVQITWTKIFILLAAFVGMAVLTWVIQYTRLGRICRATQQDRRMASILGINTDRVISLVFVMGASMAGLAGVLVTMNYGTFDFYAGFIIGIKAFTAAVLGGIGSLPGAMLGGMLLGVAEAQFAGLVNSDYKDVFSFALLVVILIFRPQGLLGRPNGREGGRAKR; from the coding sequence ATGGATGCTTTCTTCTTACAACAGATGATCAACGGTCTGACGTTGGGAGCGGTGTATGGCCTGATTGCCATCGGTTACACCATGGTCTACGGCATCATCGGCATGATCAATTTCGCGCATGGCGAAGTTTACATGATCTCCGCGTACCTCTGTGCTATTGGCCTGGGCCTGCTCTCCTACTTTGGCATTCACTCTTTCCCTCTGCTGATTTTTGGCACCCTGATCTTCACTATCGTGATAACGGGGGTCTACGGCTGGGTCATCGAACGTATTGCCTATCGCCCCCTGCGAAATTCAACCCGTCTGGCGCCACTCATCTCTGCCATCGGTATGTCACTCATTTTGCAAAACTATGTGCAAATCAGTCAGGGGCCCAACCAGCAAGGCATCCCGACGCTGATGAGCGGCGTGCTGCGTTTCAATGTCGGCGACGGAATGGTGCAAATCACCTGGACCAAAATCTTTATTCTGCTGGCGGCGTTTGTCGGTATGGCGGTCCTGACCTGGGTTATCCAGTACACGCGACTGGGACGAATTTGTCGCGCGACGCAGCAGGACAGGCGCATGGCCTCCATTCTGGGCATTAACACTGACCGGGTTATCTCGCTGGTGTTTGTGATGGGCGCGTCGATGGCGGGGCTGGCGGGCGTTCTGGTGACCATGAACTACGGTACGTTTGACTTTTATGCTGGCTTTATCATCGGCATCAAGGCGTTTACCGCCGCGGTACTGGGCGGGATCGGTTCACTTCCCGGCGCCATGCTCGGCGGCATGCTGCTTGGTGTCGCAGAGGCGCAATTCGCCGGGCTCGTTAACTCCGATTATAAGGACGTGTTCTCCTTTGCATTATTGGTGGTCATCCTGATCTTCCGCCCGCAGGGGCTGTTGGGACGTCCCAATGGTCGTGAAGGTGGTAGGGCAAAACGATGA
- a CDS encoding branched-chain amino acid ABC transporter substrate-binding protein, translating into MGCLSTAFYAQADITIGVAGPFTGPNATYGAQYWKGASQAAADINAAGGIKGEKIVLVQGDDACEPKQAVAVANRLVDESKVSAVVGHFCSSSTMPASEVYDEAGVLTITPGSTNPLITERGMKGMLRMCGRDDQQGVTAANYMLDVLKAKKIAVIHDKDTYGQGLADATKAALQKRGTKEVLYEGLSRGEKDFNALVTKIGALKPDVVYFGGCHPEAGPLVRQMREQGVQAKFFSGDCVVTEEMVTAAGGAQYTNGVLMTFGKDPRTIAEGKAVIEKFRASGFEPEGYTLYAYASIQAIAAAYGAAGKDNAKAGEWLKSHSVDTVMGPKSWDEKGDLKVSDYVVYQWDDKGKYHQL; encoded by the coding sequence ATGGGTTGTTTAAGTACCGCATTTTATGCGCAGGCAGATATCACGATTGGCGTGGCCGGGCCGTTTACCGGTCCCAATGCCACGTATGGAGCGCAATACTGGAAAGGGGCATCGCAGGCGGCAGCGGATATCAATGCGGCAGGCGGTATTAAAGGTGAGAAAATTGTGCTGGTGCAGGGCGACGACGCCTGTGAGCCGAAGCAGGCCGTCGCGGTGGCAAACCGCCTGGTCGATGAATCCAAAGTCTCTGCCGTGGTCGGTCATTTCTGTTCTTCCTCCACCATGCCAGCGTCCGAAGTCTATGATGAAGCCGGAGTATTGACGATAACCCCGGGGTCAACCAACCCACTGATTACCGAACGCGGAATGAAAGGCATGCTTCGCATGTGTGGTCGTGACGATCAGCAAGGCGTCACGGCGGCAAACTACATGCTGGACGTCCTGAAAGCGAAAAAGATCGCCGTCATTCACGACAAAGATACCTACGGTCAGGGCTTAGCCGACGCAACGAAAGCCGCACTGCAAAAACGGGGCACCAAAGAAGTCCTGTATGAGGGACTGTCGCGCGGTGAAAAAGATTTCAATGCCCTGGTGACCAAAATCGGCGCGCTGAAGCCGGACGTTGTCTATTTTGGCGGTTGCCATCCGGAAGCGGGTCCGTTGGTGCGTCAAATGCGCGAGCAAGGAGTACAGGCTAAATTCTTCTCCGGCGACTGTGTGGTGACGGAGGAGATGGTGACGGCTGCCGGTGGCGCGCAGTATACCAATGGTGTGTTAATGACCTTTGGTAAAGATCCTCGCACCATTGCGGAAGGCAAAGCGGTCATTGAGAAATTCCGCGCCAGCGGTTTTGAACCGGAAGGCTACACCCTGTATGCCTATGCCTCAATTCAGGCCATTGCTGCCGCCTACGGCGCCGCAGGAAAAGACAACGCCAAAGCGGGCGAATGGCTGAAATCACACTCCGTTGACACGGTGATGGGCCCCAAATCCTGGGATGAGAAAGGCGATCTGAAAGTGTCTGATTATGTGGTTTACCAGTGGGATGACAAAGGTAAATATCACCAACTCTAA
- the tyrP gene encoding tyrosine transporter TyrP, with the protein MKNRTLGSVFIVAGTTIGAGMLAMPLAAAGVGFSVTLALLIGLWALMCYTALLLLEVYQHVPADTGLGTLAKRYLGRYGQWVTGFSMMFLMYALTAAYISGAGELLASSINDWTGTEMSPAAGVLLFTFVAGGVVCVGTSLVDLFNRFLFSAKIIFLVVMLALLMPHIHKVNLLTLPLQQGLAWSAIPVIFTSFGFHGSVPSIVSYMDGNIRKLRWVFITGSAIPLIAYIFWQLATLGSIDSSTFMGLLADHAGLNGLLQALREVVASPHVELAVHLFADLALATSFLGVALGLFDYLADLFQRRNTAGGRLQTGAITFLPPLAFALFYPRGFVMALGYAGVALAVLALLIPSLLTWQSRKHNPQAGYRVKGGSVALGLVFLCGIVVIGVQFSIAAGLLP; encoded by the coding sequence GTGAAGAATAGAACTCTGGGAAGTGTTTTTATCGTGGCGGGAACCACAATCGGTGCAGGTATGCTGGCCATGCCGCTGGCGGCAGCGGGTGTGGGTTTCAGCGTCACGCTGGCGTTATTGATTGGGCTGTGGGCGCTGATGTGTTACACCGCGCTGTTACTTCTCGAAGTGTATCAACATGTTCCGGCAGATACGGGGCTGGGTACGCTGGCAAAACGGTATCTGGGACGCTACGGTCAGTGGGTGACCGGGTTTAGCATGATGTTTTTAATGTATGCCCTGACAGCGGCCTACATTAGCGGCGCCGGTGAGTTGCTCGCCTCCAGTATCAACGACTGGACTGGCACAGAAATGTCGCCAGCCGCTGGCGTACTGCTGTTCACCTTTGTTGCCGGTGGCGTGGTCTGCGTTGGAACGTCGCTTGTCGATCTGTTCAACCGTTTTCTGTTCAGCGCCAAAATTATCTTCCTGGTGGTGATGCTGGCGCTGCTGATGCCGCATATCCACAAAGTCAATCTTCTCACCCTGCCGCTGCAACAAGGGCTGGCATGGTCCGCCATTCCGGTGATTTTTACCTCGTTTGGTTTTCACGGTAGCGTGCCCAGCATTGTCAGCTATATGGACGGCAATATTCGCAAATTGCGCTGGGTGTTTATCACCGGCAGCGCAATCCCGCTGATCGCCTATATCTTCTGGCAGCTCGCGACCCTCGGTAGTATCGACTCCTCAACATTTATGGGGCTGCTGGCCGATCACGCCGGATTAAACGGTCTGCTTCAGGCATTAAGGGAAGTGGTTGCCTCACCTCACGTTGAGCTGGCGGTACACCTGTTCGCCGATCTGGCACTGGCGACCTCGTTCCTCGGCGTTGCGCTGGGATTATTTGATTACCTGGCGGATCTGTTCCAGCGTCGCAATACCGCTGGCGGACGCCTGCAAACTGGCGCGATTACCTTTTTGCCGCCGCTGGCGTTTGCCCTCTTCTATCCGCGCGGATTTGTCATGGCGCTGGGTTATGCCGGTGTAGCGCTGGCGGTACTGGCGTTGCTGATCCCTTCTTTGCTGACATGGCAAAGCCGAAAGCATAATCCTCAGGCGGGATACCGCGTGAAGGGAGGCTCAGTGGCGTTAGGTCTGGTGTTTCTTTGCGGGATTGTGGTGATCGGGGTTCAGTTCTCTATCGCGGCGGGACTGCTGCCCTGA
- a CDS encoding YecH family metal-binding protein — MDSIHGHDVLNMMIASGEQYTHASLEAAIVKRFGAQARFHTCSAAEMTAAELVAFLAAKGKFIAKDDGFTTHESKICRH; from the coding sequence ATGGATTCGATTCACGGCCACGACGTGCTTAACATGATGATTGCATCAGGCGAGCAATACACACATGCCAGTCTTGAGGCGGCGATCGTTAAGCGGTTTGGCGCGCAGGCGCGTTTTCACACCTGTTCAGCAGCAGAGATGACGGCGGCTGAACTGGTGGCATTTCTGGCGGCGAAGGGGAAATTTATTGCGAAGGATGACGGTTTTACGACGCACGAAAGCAAAATCTGCCGTCATTAA
- the azuC gene encoding stress response protein AzuC, with amino-acid sequence MKLRKILKSMFENYCKTFKDVPPGGMF; translated from the coding sequence ATGAAACTGCGCAAAATTCTGAAAAGCATGTTCGAAAATTATTGCAAAACATTCAAAGATGTACCGCCAGGCGGTATGTTCTGA
- the otsB gene encoding trehalose-phosphatase: MTDLLTVSPELSANHAWFFDLDGTLAEIKPHPDQVEIPDAVLQLLHRLAMQNGGALALISGRSMVELDALTTPFRFPLAGVHGAERRDINGQTHIVTLPQTLKRDVYSQLSAALENLPGAELESKNMAFALHYRQAPQHEATLLMLAKRITARWPQLALQPGKCVLEIKPRGTDKGEAIAAFMQEAPFAGRIPLFVGDDLTDEAGFAAVNRAGGMSIKVGCGETLATWRLANVPDVWRWLKQIHYPQQKQKSASDRRDGYESFSRSI; encoded by the coding sequence GTGACAGACTTGTTAACCGTATCCCCTGAATTATCTGCAAACCATGCCTGGTTTTTTGACCTTGATGGAACCCTGGCTGAGATAAAGCCGCATCCCGATCAGGTGGAGATCCCGGACGCCGTTCTCCAGTTGCTGCACCGCCTTGCAATGCAGAATGGAGGGGCACTGGCATTGATTTCAGGGCGCTCAATGGTCGAACTTGACGCGCTGACAACCCCTTTTCGTTTTCCGCTTGCCGGAGTACACGGGGCCGAGCGCCGTGATATCAATGGTCAAACCCATATAGTGACGCTTCCGCAGACGTTAAAACGTGACGTCTACAGCCAGTTATCGGCAGCGCTGGAAAACCTGCCAGGCGCTGAACTGGAAAGCAAAAACATGGCTTTCGCTCTGCATTACCGGCAGGCGCCGCAGCATGAAGCGACGTTACTGATGCTGGCGAAACGCATTACCGCCCGCTGGCCGCAGTTAGCGTTGCAACCGGGTAAATGTGTGCTGGAGATTAAACCCCGGGGGACTGACAAAGGTGAAGCTATTGCCGCATTTATGCAGGAAGCACCCTTTGCAGGCCGTATTCCCCTGTTTGTCGGTGACGATCTTACCGATGAAGCGGGTTTTGCGGCGGTGAATCGGGCGGGCGGCATGTCGATAAAAGTAGGCTGCGGGGAGACGCTGGCCACCTGGCGTTTAGCCAACGTGCCTGACGTCTGGCGTTGGCTAAAACAGATCCATTATCCACAACAAAAACAAAAATCAGCGAGTGACAGGAGAGATGGCTATGAGTCGTTTAGTCGTAGTATCTAA